In the Necator americanus strain Aroian chromosome X, whole genome shotgun sequence genome, ccatccgcttcatgcaatcttagcagcgcacatgacatcctaccttcagaaagaaagcatcccagaccagtggaagacctcgcgaaccgctcttatctataagaaaggtgaccgagaggaccttcggaactgccgtccgatatgcttgctgagcgtgttatacaaagtattcaccaagatcatcctcacacgtatatctaggacgctggatgaagtccagcctcaagaacaagctggattccgccaagggttcagctgcttggaccacatccagaccgtgtcgagggtcatagaggtttgccgggaataccgcctgccccttgttctaaccttcgtcgactatgagaaaacctttgacagcgtagaaacgaatgcaatactgtcagcgctggtcgatcaaggtgtggacgcgtcgtatgtgaggacattagccaattgctacgaacgatgcacgactagaatacagcttttccaccgccctctcaccatacccattggaaagggggtacaacaaggcgatactatatcgccgaagctgttcacaaCTGCATTGCAatagataatgaaatcactttcctgggaacaaaggggcatacgtgttgatggaagatttctctcgaaccttcgtttcgcggatgACATCGTTCCCTTTTCGaggtaccaatgaagcagaaacgatgctcaacgaattgaacgaagcagggaagagaataggactacgaataaacagaaagaagtcacagttcatgaagaacgcgcactgcg is a window encoding:
- a CDS encoding hypothetical protein (NECATOR_CHRX.G23804.T1) — its product is MEIITERFYSNLFRSSTPMSSPIIPTDEAPPRILPSGVRVAIKSMKPGTAPGPDFISADFLRAGGHPLHAILAAHMTSYLQKESIPDQWKTSRTALIYKKGDREDLRNCRPICLLSVLYKVFTKIILTRISRTLDEVQPQEQAGFRQGFSCLDHIQTVSRVIEVCREYRLPLVLTFVDYEKTFDSVETNAILSALVDQGVDASYVRTLANCYERCTTRIQLFHRPLTIPIGKGVQQGDTISPKLFTTALQ